Proteins encoded together in one Streptomyces sp. NA04227 window:
- a CDS encoding M55 family metallopeptidase yields MKVYISADMEGVTGLVDAEDVQMGGRDYERGREMMTEDVNAAVRGALAAGATEVLVNDAHSTMRNLLADRIHPEAVLVRGKPKRMGMLEGLDADFGAVLCVGYHARAGELGVLSHSYMGHEIEDMWLDDRLVGEFGFAHATAAAMGVPVVMLSGDDVACAEATAWDPAVITAPVKYAKDRFAAELRPMTEARKAIEEAAAEGVRGAAHAVPVGMGEELTLSVRWQSATVAAQLEGIPGVTRQDARTVRVSGPVTELYRLFYVFTKVATAVSGQRPYC; encoded by the coding sequence GTGAAGGTCTACATCAGTGCCGACATGGAGGGCGTGACCGGGCTGGTCGACGCCGAGGACGTGCAGATGGGCGGGCGCGACTACGAGCGCGGCCGGGAGATGATGACCGAGGACGTCAACGCGGCGGTGCGCGGGGCGCTGGCCGCGGGCGCCACCGAGGTGTTGGTGAACGACGCCCACAGCACGATGCGCAATCTGCTCGCCGACCGTATCCACCCCGAGGCCGTCCTGGTCCGCGGCAAGCCCAAGCGGATGGGCATGCTCGAAGGCCTGGACGCGGACTTCGGCGCGGTGTTGTGCGTCGGCTATCACGCGCGGGCCGGAGAACTGGGGGTCCTCAGCCACAGCTACATGGGCCACGAGATCGAGGACATGTGGCTGGACGACCGCCTGGTCGGTGAGTTCGGCTTCGCGCACGCGACGGCAGCCGCCATGGGCGTGCCGGTGGTGATGCTCTCCGGCGACGACGTGGCCTGCGCGGAGGCCACGGCCTGGGACCCGGCGGTGATCACCGCCCCGGTCAAGTACGCCAAGGACCGCTTCGCCGCCGAACTGCGCCCGATGACCGAGGCGCGCAAGGCGATCGAGGAGGCCGCGGCCGAAGGCGTACGGGGCGCCGCGCACGCGGTCCCGGTGGGCATGGGCGAGGAGCTCACGCTGTCCGTCCGCTGGCAGTCGGCGACGGTCGCCGCCCAGCTCGAAGGCATCCCGGGGGTGACCCGGCAGGACGCGCGTACGGTGCGGGTCAGCGGTCCGGTCACCGAGCTCTACCGGCTGTTCTACGTGTTCACGAAGGTCGCGACGGCGGTGTCGGGGCAGCGGCCGTACTGCTGA
- a CDS encoding AAA family ATPase: MITRIEIDGFKTFEDFSLDVPPFLVLLGQNGSGKSNLFEAISLLGHLVEEPSSQTVVRHARRGGPQGLFRRGPDGALAKSVRIAATVVVDIAEHGRCPLSVEARIGYREAPEPLEVDLDIRTDGAAALMDAVQRWHALREAVAGWRILDLLPDALRLPADPYDQDPLAEDGHNLGAVMGRVWASEESRTRYQADVAALLPDIAAIDVVRESERAQWEIWIQHRHEPRMSPRVVSGGTLRVLGLLAAAHDPAHPGVLMVEELENGLYPNRVPRLLHRLTRCTTDPAGPDDRTPASGSGARQIIVTSHSPVVLSSVLEEAPHDVLFLDTVTRVRRGLAPTRITRGRMVAESGERGSYVTPMEVGQYLDPVGYARGT, from the coding sequence GTGATCACGCGTATCGAGATCGACGGCTTCAAGACCTTCGAGGACTTCTCCCTCGACGTGCCGCCGTTCCTCGTTCTCCTCGGCCAGAACGGCTCCGGCAAGTCGAACCTGTTCGAGGCGATTTCCTTGCTGGGGCACCTTGTCGAGGAGCCCAGCAGCCAGACCGTCGTACGGCACGCACGGCGCGGGGGGCCGCAGGGGCTCTTCCGGCGGGGGCCCGACGGGGCGTTGGCCAAGTCCGTCAGGATCGCGGCCACCGTTGTGGTGGACATCGCCGAGCACGGGCGCTGCCCCCTGTCCGTCGAAGCACGTATCGGCTACCGGGAGGCCCCGGAACCGCTGGAAGTCGACCTGGACATCCGTACCGACGGTGCAGCGGCCCTGATGGACGCGGTCCAGCGCTGGCACGCGTTGCGGGAGGCGGTCGCGGGCTGGCGGATCCTGGACCTGCTGCCCGACGCCCTTCGCCTCCCCGCCGACCCCTACGACCAGGACCCACTGGCGGAGGACGGCCACAACCTCGGCGCGGTGATGGGCAGGGTCTGGGCCTCGGAGGAGTCCCGTACGCGCTACCAGGCCGATGTGGCCGCACTGCTCCCCGACATCGCCGCCATCGACGTGGTGCGCGAGAGCGAGCGCGCGCAGTGGGAGATCTGGATCCAGCACCGGCACGAGCCCCGCATGTCACCCCGGGTCGTCTCCGGCGGCACGCTGCGCGTCCTCGGACTGCTCGCCGCCGCCCACGACCCCGCCCACCCGGGTGTACTGATGGTCGAGGAACTGGAGAACGGCCTCTACCCGAACCGTGTGCCGCGGCTTCTGCACCGGCTCACCAGGTGCACCACGGACCCGGCCGGACCGGACGACCGGACACCGGCGAGCGGCTCCGGAGCCCGGCAGATCATCGTGACCTCCCACTCCCCGGTGGTGCTGTCCTCGGTTCTCGAAGAGGCCCCGCACGATGTGCTCTTCCTGGACACGGTGACGCGGGTGCGCAGGGGGCTGGCGCCCACCCGGATCACCCGGGGCCGGATGGTCGCCGAGAGCGGCGAGCGCGGCAGCTATGTGACCCCGATGGAGGTCGGGCAGTACCTGGACCCGGTGGGGTACGCCCGTGGGACTTAG
- a CDS encoding DUF397 domain-containing protein yields the protein MSTARSSHTAHLAWFKSSYSSDQGGDCLEVAHTWRKSSYSTDQGGNCLEVSPHPTAIHIRDSKNPSGPMLTVAPATWTAFLSDMGGL from the coding sequence ATGAGCACTGCGCGGAGCAGCCATACAGCCCATCTCGCGTGGTTCAAGTCGAGCTACAGCTCCGACCAGGGCGGCGACTGCCTGGAAGTCGCCCATACCTGGCGCAAGTCCAGCTACAGCACCGACCAAGGCGGCAACTGCCTAGAAGTCTCCCCCCACCCCACCGCCATCCACATCCGCGACTCCAAGAACCCGTCCGGCCCGATGCTCACCGTCGCACCGGCCACCTGGACCGCGTTCCTCTCGGATATGGGCGGGCTCTGA
- a CDS encoding helix-turn-helix transcriptional regulator, with protein MHKANRPKKGTSWHVIGAQLGHFRRAANLTQRALADLIHVDEETIASIEQGRRPLKLSLAEILDNLLETKGVLAVAVEKVPLREKVPAFVQDFLDYEQEALTVLSYQNQVVPGLLQTKEYAAAAFDCYFPPVAEEIADNWLSARMARRQVWQRERPPVANFVIEEAVLQRPLGGEEAMQRQIAELRRFADLPNVGVQIMLTNTTPHAGLAGPMVLLETPDHDDLAYVEGQLVSFLHEDPGQVSVLQQKYGMLRSQALSPRASMDLLDELLGES; from the coding sequence ATGCACAAGGCAAACAGGCCCAAGAAGGGCACCTCCTGGCACGTCATCGGCGCACAACTCGGCCACTTCCGCCGCGCCGCCAACCTCACCCAACGCGCGCTCGCCGATCTCATCCACGTGGACGAGGAGACGATCGCCTCCATCGAGCAGGGCCGCCGCCCGCTCAAACTCTCGCTGGCCGAGATCCTGGACAACCTGCTGGAGACGAAAGGGGTGTTGGCGGTTGCGGTGGAGAAGGTGCCGCTGCGGGAGAAGGTCCCGGCATTCGTCCAGGATTTCCTGGACTACGAGCAGGAGGCACTGACGGTGCTCTCCTATCAGAACCAGGTCGTGCCCGGGCTGCTGCAAACCAAGGAGTACGCAGCAGCGGCATTCGACTGCTACTTCCCGCCAGTGGCAGAGGAGATTGCTGACAACTGGCTCTCGGCCCGAATGGCTCGGCGACAGGTCTGGCAACGCGAGCGGCCTCCTGTTGCCAACTTCGTGATCGAAGAGGCCGTTCTTCAGCGTCCGTTGGGAGGCGAAGAGGCGATGCAACGCCAGATCGCTGAGCTGCGCCGCTTCGCCGACCTACCCAATGTGGGCGTCCAGATCATGCTCACCAACACGACTCCGCACGCCGGTCTCGCAGGCCCCATGGTGCTCCTCGAGACCCCAGACCACGACGACTTGGCCTACGTGGAGGGGCAGTTGGTCAGTTTCCTCCATGAAGACCCAGGTCAGGTCAGCGTTCTCCAGCAGAAATATGGAATGCTACGGTCCCAGGCGCTCTCTCCACGAGCAAGCATGGATCTGTTGGACGAACTGCTAGGAGAGTCATGA
- a CDS encoding AAA family ATPase, producing the protein MITQIRIDGFKSFRDFRLDVPPTLIMLGPNGAGKSNLLDALRLVAAAVGGGLADTARGDSRLTPGALLHRFGPQSEDRAEEFVVEVSAVSLCDYGPLPITVRLSMQALPMTPPVLGVGECSVRLGDLPAPGATGPYSRSELREAMDEFSLLARDTRGTKAHLDVGKMQLGVVDSAVVLRAGVEEARGLLRRLALAESASWSSLVLDPVVMRQPSAGLSRPELGVDGGYLAAVLARIRSDSPAAWRRLLGDLASLVDGVEDVRTVSDERRQELDFEVLFSHTGWCAPPMLSDGTLRMIGLLAAAADPLRAPTVCVEEIENGMYPERVAELVRRLGRAGPDGAARQLIATTHSPALLAALRHDLSGSLVFLDQADHVDPVRRTVSRTTVARPLRAYDPDRAPGETVSPESVDRLLRRLGRGEGTA; encoded by the coding sequence ATGATCACGCAGATTCGGATCGACGGCTTCAAGTCGTTCCGGGACTTCCGGCTCGACGTACCGCCGACCTTGATCATGCTGGGACCGAACGGCGCGGGAAAGTCGAACCTGCTGGATGCTCTGCGGCTGGTGGCGGCGGCAGTGGGTGGCGGCCTCGCCGACACGGCGCGCGGCGACTCGCGTCTGACGCCCGGCGCACTCCTCCATCGGTTCGGGCCTCAAAGCGAGGACAGGGCCGAGGAGTTCGTCGTCGAAGTGTCCGCTGTCTCGCTCTGCGACTACGGCCCGCTTCCCATCACCGTGCGTCTCTCCATGCAAGCCCTGCCCATGACGCCTCCAGTGCTCGGAGTGGGCGAGTGCAGCGTCAGGCTGGGCGACTTGCCCGCGCCGGGGGCGACAGGACCGTACTCCCGGTCCGAACTGCGCGAGGCGATGGACGAGTTCTCTCTGCTGGCCCGTGACACACGTGGCACGAAGGCCCACCTGGACGTGGGGAAGATGCAGTTGGGTGTCGTGGATTCGGCTGTGGTGCTGCGAGCGGGCGTGGAGGAAGCACGGGGGCTGCTGCGCCGCCTCGCCCTGGCGGAGAGCGCGTCCTGGTCCTCCCTCGTACTCGACCCGGTCGTCATGCGCCAGCCGTCGGCGGGGCTCTCACGCCCCGAACTCGGCGTGGACGGCGGGTACTTGGCGGCAGTTCTCGCCCGTATCCGCTCGGACTCCCCGGCTGCCTGGCGGCGGCTCCTCGGCGACCTCGCCTCCCTCGTGGACGGCGTCGAGGATGTGCGCACCGTGTCCGACGAGCGGCGCCAGGAACTCGACTTCGAAGTGCTCTTCAGTCACACCGGCTGGTGCGCCCCGCCGATGCTGTCCGACGGGACCCTGCGGATGATCGGTCTGCTCGCGGCGGCCGCCGACCCTCTCCGCGCCCCGACCGTGTGCGTGGAGGAGATCGAGAACGGCATGTACCCGGAGAGAGTGGCCGAACTGGTGCGGCGCCTCGGCAGAGCCGGGCCGGACGGCGCCGCGCGCCAGTTGATCGCCACCACCCACTCACCCGCCCTGCTCGCGGCCCTGCGTCACGACCTGAGCGGCAGCCTGGTCTTCCTCGACCAGGCCGATCACGTCGACCCCGTGCGCCGTACCGTCTCGCGTACCACGGTGGCCCGGCCCTTGCGCGCGTACGACCCGGACCGGGCTCCGGGGGAGACGGTCTCGCCCGAGTCCGTCGATCGGCTCCTGCGCCGCTTGGGTCGGGGGGAGGGGACGGCGTGA
- the gatC gene encoding Asp-tRNA(Asn)/Glu-tRNA(Gln) amidotransferase subunit GatC encodes MPGITREEVAHLARLARLELKPEELDHFAGQLDDIIGAVARVSEVADQDVPPTSHPLPLTNVMRPDEVRPSLTPEQALSGAPAQEQQRFKVPQILGED; translated from the coding sequence ATGCCTGGCATCACGCGCGAGGAGGTCGCCCACCTCGCCCGGCTGGCGCGTCTGGAGCTGAAGCCCGAAGAGCTCGACCACTTCGCGGGCCAGCTCGACGACATCATCGGCGCGGTCGCCCGCGTCTCCGAGGTCGCCGACCAAGACGTACCGCCGACCTCCCACCCGCTCCCGCTGACCAACGTCATGCGGCCGGACGAGGTCCGTCCCTCGCTCACCCCGGAGCAGGCGCTGTCCGGCGCCCCTGCCCAGGAGCAGCAGCGTTTCAAGGTGCCGCAGATTCTGGGGGAGGACTAA
- a CDS encoding DUF4276 family protein, with amino-acid sequence MGLRYFSLALLTEGLSDQWFLLPLIDRQITSLEAASDEGFAFGGSGPGGCFTVAPRQRVVREVEMLLDHFDVVVLHQDHNERDKIDSVRKMLPHSAERVLGIVPVRETEAWMLADPDALPQSAATAVRELVAGPAHAEKVPDPKKALAQALGPRHQPEYEFDRLGQTVSLDIMERVPAYNRWVSDLKTVMKELRFL; translated from the coding sequence GTGGGACTTAGGTACTTCAGCCTCGCACTGCTCACCGAGGGGCTGAGCGACCAGTGGTTCCTGCTGCCGCTGATCGACCGGCAGATCACCTCGCTCGAAGCCGCCTCGGACGAGGGCTTCGCCTTCGGCGGGTCCGGCCCGGGAGGCTGCTTCACCGTGGCGCCCAGGCAGCGCGTGGTCCGGGAGGTCGAGATGCTGCTCGACCACTTCGACGTCGTCGTCCTGCATCAGGACCACAACGAGCGGGACAAGATCGACTCGGTACGGAAGATGCTGCCCCACTCCGCGGAACGCGTGCTCGGTATCGTCCCCGTTCGGGAGACCGAGGCGTGGATGCTCGCGGATCCGGACGCGCTGCCGCAGTCCGCGGCCACGGCCGTCCGTGAGCTCGTGGCGGGCCCGGCCCACGCGGAGAAGGTGCCCGACCCGAAGAAGGCCCTGGCCCAGGCACTGGGTCCGCGGCACCAGCCCGAATACGAATTCGACAGACTGGGACAGACGGTGTCCCTCGACATCATGGAGCGGGTCCCCGCGTACAACCGCTGGGTCTCGGATCTGAAGACAGTGATGAAGGAGTTGCGTTTCCTGTGA
- a CDS encoding MFS transporter, with protein MNLLKYIGARAVSQLGDAMLPVALTFGVLQAGYGATGVGLVLAAHLFPFVALLLLGGVLADHLHPKPVLLAADAVRVVSMGFMAVQFASGEPVLWQLVVAQAVTGTAGAMFEPGSKGLVPHVAPGRVREGYAYLRISESVVTLAGPALAGLLLAFVGPAVVIAVDCASYLLSCVLIALVKLPARPPAKGRPRITADLREGWRELRARTWLWVVIGSFGLLGLFLWGPYQVLVPTILIEDHDATTYGLLQAVFGAGAVCGGFVGLRREPRRPLYVGALAMIAFVPQLWLIATGAPVAIIGIAMFAAGAGRAFWGVMWSTSVQSQVPPGALNRISAYEVMGSMLLLPVGSTLAGPASTAFGTTAVLVAAGCAGLLAFASLVAVPAVRGLTSGTAGRTVTGSSVVPESETATVRE; from the coding sequence ATGAACCTGCTGAAGTACATCGGCGCGCGGGCCGTCTCCCAGCTCGGCGACGCCATGCTCCCGGTGGCCCTGACCTTCGGCGTCCTCCAGGCCGGTTACGGCGCGACCGGCGTCGGCCTCGTACTCGCCGCCCACCTCTTTCCCTTCGTGGCGTTGCTCCTGCTCGGCGGTGTGCTCGCGGACCATCTCCACCCCAAGCCGGTCCTGTTGGCGGCGGACGCGGTCCGGGTCGTCTCGATGGGCTTCATGGCCGTCCAGTTCGCGAGCGGCGAGCCCGTGCTCTGGCAGTTGGTCGTGGCACAGGCCGTCACCGGAACCGCCGGCGCCATGTTCGAGCCCGGCTCCAAGGGCCTGGTGCCGCATGTGGCGCCCGGCCGGGTCCGTGAGGGGTACGCGTATCTGCGGATCAGCGAGTCCGTGGTCACCCTCGCCGGGCCCGCCCTGGCCGGTCTGCTCCTGGCCTTCGTCGGTCCGGCCGTCGTCATCGCCGTGGACTGCGCCAGCTATCTGCTGAGCTGCGTCCTGATCGCCCTGGTGAAACTCCCGGCCCGGCCTCCGGCCAAGGGCAGGCCCCGGATCACAGCCGATCTGCGGGAAGGCTGGCGGGAGTTGAGAGCCCGCACCTGGCTGTGGGTGGTGATCGGGTCCTTCGGTCTGCTGGGCCTGTTCCTGTGGGGCCCGTACCAGGTGCTGGTGCCGACGATTCTGATCGAGGACCACGACGCGACCACCTACGGTCTGCTCCAGGCCGTGTTCGGCGCCGGGGCCGTCTGCGGCGGCTTCGTGGGCCTGCGCCGCGAACCCCGACGCCCGCTGTACGTGGGCGCGTTGGCGATGATCGCCTTCGTACCGCAGCTCTGGCTGATCGCCACCGGCGCTCCCGTCGCGATCATCGGGATCGCCATGTTCGCGGCGGGTGCCGGACGTGCCTTCTGGGGCGTGATGTGGTCCACCTCGGTGCAGTCCCAGGTCCCGCCGGGCGCACTCAACCGCATCTCCGCATACGAGGTCATGGGCTCCATGCTGCTGCTCCCCGTCGGCAGCACCCTCGCCGGACCCGCCTCAACCGCCTTTGGCACCACGGCCGTTCTGGTGGCGGCAGGCTGCGCGGGCCTGCTCGCCTTCGCCTCCCTGGTGGCGGTACCCGCCGTCCGGGGGCTGACCTCCGGAACGGCGGGCAGAACGGTCACGGGGAGTTCTGTGGTGCCGGAGTCCGAGACCGCCACGGTCAGGGAGTGA
- the gatA gene encoding Asp-tRNA(Asn)/Glu-tRNA(Gln) amidotransferase subunit GatA produces MTDIIKLTAAETAAKIAAGELTAVEVTEAHLARIAAVDEKVHAYLHVDREGALAQARAVDAKRERGEKLGPLAGVPLALKDIFTTTGMPTTVGSKILEGWVAPYDATVTKRLQAADIVILGKTNMDEFAMGSSTENSAYGPTGNPWDLTRIPGGSGGGSSAALASFQAPLAIGTDTGGSIRQPAAVTGTVGVKPTYGGVSRYGMVAFSSSLDQGGPCARTVLDAALLHEAIAGHDPLDSTSIDAPVPPVVEAARNGSVEGMRVGVVKQFRGEGYQPGVLQRFDETVALLKELGAEIVEVDCPSFDLALSAYYLIAPSECSSNLARFDAMRYGLRVGDDGSRSAEDVTALTREAGFGDEVKRRIMLGTYALSSGYYDAYYGSAQKVRTLITREFEQAFAQVDVMVSPTTPTTAFPIGERVDDPMAMYLMDLCTIPTNLAGNAAMSLPCGLAPEDNLPVGFQIIAPALKDDRLYKVGAAVEAAFVERWGHPLLEEAPSL; encoded by the coding sequence GTGACCGACATCATCAAGCTGACCGCCGCCGAGACCGCGGCGAAGATCGCCGCCGGCGAACTGACCGCCGTCGAGGTCACCGAGGCCCATCTGGCCCGGATCGCCGCAGTGGACGAGAAGGTGCACGCGTACCTGCACGTCGACCGGGAGGGCGCGCTCGCCCAGGCCCGCGCCGTGGACGCCAAGCGTGAGCGCGGCGAGAAGCTCGGACCGCTCGCCGGTGTGCCGCTGGCCCTGAAGGACATCTTCACCACCACGGGCATGCCCACCACGGTCGGCTCCAAGATCCTCGAAGGCTGGGTGGCGCCCTACGACGCCACCGTCACCAAGAGGCTCCAGGCCGCCGACATCGTCATCCTCGGCAAGACCAACATGGACGAGTTCGCCATGGGGTCCTCCACCGAGAACAGCGCCTACGGCCCGACCGGCAACCCCTGGGACCTCACCCGTATCCCGGGCGGCTCCGGCGGCGGCTCCAGCGCCGCGCTCGCCTCCTTCCAGGCCCCGCTCGCCATTGGCACCGACACCGGCGGCTCGATCCGCCAGCCCGCCGCCGTCACCGGCACGGTCGGCGTCAAGCCCACCTACGGCGGCGTCTCCCGCTACGGCATGGTGGCCTTCTCCAGCTCCCTCGACCAGGGCGGCCCCTGCGCCCGTACGGTGCTCGACGCGGCCCTGCTGCACGAAGCCATCGCCGGACACGACCCGCTGGACTCGACCTCCATCGACGCGCCCGTACCGCCGGTCGTCGAGGCCGCCCGCAACGGCAGCGTCGAGGGCATGCGCGTCGGCGTGGTCAAGCAGTTCCGCGGCGAGGGCTACCAGCCGGGCGTGCTCCAGCGCTTCGACGAGACGGTCGCCCTGCTGAAGGAACTCGGCGCCGAGATCGTCGAGGTGGACTGCCCGAGCTTCGACCTCGCGCTGTCCGCGTACTACCTGATCGCCCCCTCCGAGTGCTCCTCGAACCTGGCCCGGTTCGACGCCATGCGCTACGGCCTGCGGGTCGGCGACGACGGCTCCCGGTCGGCCGAGGACGTCACCGCCCTCACCCGCGAGGCCGGGTTCGGCGACGAGGTCAAGCGCCGCATCATGCTCGGCACGTACGCGCTCAGCTCCGGCTACTACGACGCGTACTACGGCAGCGCGCAGAAGGTCCGCACGCTCATCACCCGCGAGTTCGAGCAGGCGTTCGCGCAGGTCGACGTGATGGTCTCGCCGACGACGCCGACCACCGCCTTCCCGATCGGCGAGCGGGTCGACGACCCGATGGCGATGTACCTGATGGACCTGTGCACCATCCCGACCAACCTCGCGGGCAACGCCGCCATGTCGCTGCCCTGCGGCCTGGCGCCCGAGGACAACCTGCCGGTCGGGTTCCAGATCATCGCCCCGGCCCTCAAGGACGACCGCCTGTACAAGGTCGGTGCTGCTGTCGAGGCGGCCTTCGTGGAACGCTGGGGACACCCGCTTCTCGAGGAGGCTCCGTCACTGTGA
- a CDS encoding Pycsar system effector family protein, with translation MTTVASDSAGAPDPTEASGTSGPPGRTQDRSWNQEVSQGNSLARDGNPDREQDRIAHTVAALQTDLARTDGKANLLLALTGAALVAVLTVAAGRQLPLPAKASGAAGAAMLLAATVLLLLAVRPVLAGGGWTSWSALDPEELRARLVSGYEAEHLRFMAVLATRKFRLIRAAVDCMLVGVVLLAVSAVLVGLD, from the coding sequence ATGACGACCGTCGCATCGGACTCCGCCGGGGCACCGGACCCCACGGAGGCATCGGGGACATCGGGACCGCCGGGCCGGACCCAGGACCGGAGCTGGAACCAGGAGGTGAGCCAGGGCAACAGCCTTGCCCGGGACGGCAACCCGGACCGGGAACAGGACCGCATCGCTCATACGGTCGCCGCCCTCCAGACCGACCTCGCGCGCACGGACGGCAAGGCGAACCTGCTGCTCGCGCTGACGGGCGCCGCGCTGGTTGCGGTACTCACGGTGGCGGCAGGTCGCCAACTCCCCTTACCGGCAAAGGCGTCCGGAGCGGCGGGCGCGGCGATGCTGCTGGCCGCGACGGTCCTCCTGCTGCTCGCGGTCCGTCCGGTCCTCGCGGGCGGCGGCTGGACGAGCTGGTCCGCACTGGACCCGGAGGAACTGCGGGCCCGCCTGGTGTCCGGCTACGAGGCGGAGCACCTGAGATTCATGGCCGTACTCGCGACGCGTAAGTTCCGGCTCATACGGGCGGCCGTCGACTGCATGCTGGTGGGTGTGGTGCTGCTCGCGGTCTCGGCGGTGCTGGTGGGGCTGGACTGA
- the gatB gene encoding Asp-tRNA(Asn)/Glu-tRNA(Gln) amidotransferase subunit GatB: protein MTATTDLVSYEDALASYDPVMGLEVHVELGTRTKMFCGCATELGAEPNSQTCPTCLGLPGSLPVVNATGVESAIKIGLALHCEIAEWCRFARKNYFYPDMPKNFQTSQYDEPIAFNGYLDVQLEDGEVFRVEIERAHMEEDTGKSTHVGGATGRIHGAQHSLLDYNRAGIPLIEIVTKPIVGAGDRAPEVAKAYVAELRELIKALGVSEARMEMGQMRCDVNLSLMPKGTEKFGTRSETKNVNSLRSVERAARFEIMRHGAVLSSGGTIVQETRHFHEEDGSTTSGRIKEEAEDYRYFPEPDLVPVAPSREWVEELRATLPELPLARRNRLREEWGVTAHDMQSMLNAGAINPIVATIDAGAPADQARKWWMGELARNANETARPLDALPITPVQVARVTELVAAGELNDKLARQVIEGVLAGEGTPDEVVEKRGLKVVSDEGALTKAVEEAIAGNPGIADKIRGGKVQAAGALVGAVMKATRGQADAARVKELILQQLGVEG from the coding sequence GTGACCGCCACGACCGACCTGGTGTCATACGAGGACGCGCTCGCGTCGTACGACCCCGTCATGGGCCTGGAGGTCCATGTCGAGCTGGGCACCAGGACCAAGATGTTCTGCGGCTGTGCCACCGAGCTCGGGGCCGAGCCGAACTCGCAGACCTGCCCGACCTGTCTGGGTCTGCCGGGTTCGCTGCCCGTCGTCAACGCGACCGGTGTCGAGTCCGCGATCAAGATCGGTCTCGCGCTGCACTGCGAGATCGCCGAGTGGTGCCGCTTCGCCCGGAAGAACTACTTCTATCCGGACATGCCGAAGAACTTCCAGACCTCGCAGTACGACGAGCCGATCGCCTTCAACGGCTACCTGGACGTCCAGCTGGAGGACGGCGAGGTCTTCCGGGTGGAGATCGAGCGCGCCCACATGGAGGAGGACACCGGCAAGTCCACCCACGTCGGTGGCGCGACCGGTCGTATCCACGGCGCCCAGCACTCGCTGCTCGACTACAACCGCGCGGGCATCCCGCTGATCGAGATCGTCACCAAGCCGATCGTCGGCGCGGGTGACCGGGCCCCCGAGGTCGCCAAGGCGTACGTCGCCGAGCTGCGTGAGCTCATCAAGGCGCTCGGTGTCTCCGAGGCCCGGATGGAGATGGGCCAGATGCGCTGCGACGTGAACCTCTCGCTGATGCCCAAGGGCACCGAGAAGTTCGGTACGCGCTCGGAGACCAAGAACGTCAACTCGCTGCGCTCGGTGGAGCGCGCGGCCCGCTTCGAGATCATGCGCCACGGGGCGGTGCTCTCCTCCGGCGGCACCATCGTGCAGGAGACCCGCCACTTCCACGAGGAGGACGGTTCCACCACCTCGGGCCGGATCAAGGAAGAGGCCGAGGACTACCGGTACTTCCCCGAGCCGGACCTGGTGCCGGTGGCGCCCTCCCGCGAGTGGGTCGAGGAACTGCGCGCCACGCTGCCCGAGTTGCCGCTCGCCCGCCGCAACCGGCTGCGCGAGGAGTGGGGCGTGACCGCCCACGACATGCAGTCGATGCTCAACGCCGGTGCCATCAACCCGATCGTCGCCACCATTGACGCGGGCGCCCCCGCCGACCAGGCCCGCAAGTGGTGGATGGGCGAACTCGCCCGCAACGCCAACGAGACCGCCCGCCCGCTCGACGCCCTGCCGATCACCCCGGTCCAGGTCGCCCGGGTGACCGAACTCGTCGCCGCCGGTGAGCTGAACGACAAGCTGGCCCGTCAGGTGATCGAGGGTGTGCTCGCGGGCGAGGGCACCCCGGACGAGGTCGTCGAGAAGCGCGGCCTGAAGGTCGTCTCCGACGAGGGCGCCCTGACCAAGGCCGTCGAGGAGGCCATCGCGGGCAACCCCGGCATCGCCGACAAGATCCGTGGCGGCAAGGTGCAGGCGGCCGGTGCGCTGGTCGGCGCGGTCATGAAGGCCACGCGCGGCCAGGCGGACGCCGCCCGCGTGAAGGAGCTGATCCTCCAGCAGCTGGGCGTGGAGGGCTGA